The genome window GCTCGCCAAGCGAGCAGAAACAGACCTTGGCCGGGCTGCTCGACGGCAGCGTCGACATCGTCATCGGCACGCATCGCCTGCTGCAGCGCGACGTCGGCTTCAAGCGCCTCGGCCTCGTCGTCGTAGACGAAGAGCAGCGCTTCGGCGTCGCGCACAAGGAGAAACTCAAAGAGCTGCGCCGTTCGGTGGATGTGCTCACGCTTTCAGCCACGCCGATCCCGCGTACGCTGCACATGTCGATGGTGGGCGTGCGCGATCTGTCGCTCATCCAAACGCCGCCGGCCGACAGGCTCGCGGTCAAGACGGTCGTCGCGCCGACGAGCGACGCGCTCATCGCGTCCGCGATCCAACAAGAACTCGATCGCGGCGGCCAGGTTTTTTTCGTGCACAACCGGATCGAGACGATCTACGGCGTCCGCGACGCGTTGGCCAAGCTCGTGCCGCGCGCGCGCATCCGCATCGGCCACGGTCAGATGGAGGCGCGCGAGCTTGAGGACGTGATGATCGCGTTCGTCGAAGGCGAATTCGACGTGCTCGTCTCCACCACGATCATCGAAAACGGTCTCGATATCCGCAACGCCAACACGATCGTGATCAACAACGCGGACCATTTCGGGCTCGCGCAACTGTACCAACTGCGTGGTCGCGTGGGGCGCGGCGCCCACCAAGCCTACGCGTACATGCTGTACCAGCCGCATCGGTCGCTCAGCGAACAGGCAGAGGCGCGCTTGGAAGCGATCCGCGAGTTCGCGCATCTCGGGTCGGGGTTGCGCCTCGCCATGCGCGATCTCGAGATACGGGGCGCCGGCAATCTGCTCGGCCACGCGCAAAGCGGCTTCATCGCGCAGGTCGGCTTTGACACCTACACGCAGATCTTGCAAGAAGCGATATCAGAACAATCCGGGGCTAAAGCCCCGGCACTACATCGAGGGGGGCTAGAGACTAATCCACCGGTGCTGGACGTCCGTGTGAGCGCGTACATCCCGCGCGAGTATGTGCGCGGCGCGAGTCAGAAATTCGCGCTCTATCAGCGGCTCGCAGCGGCGCGCAGCACCGCTGAGGTCGACGCGGTGGCCGAGGAACTGCGCGATCGCTTCGGCGCGCATCCAAAAGAGGTCGCCGCGCTGCTCGAGCTGACGAAACTTCGCGTGCTTGCCGCCGCGAAAGGAGTGGAAAAACTGTCGCTCGAACATCGTCAACTGACGCTCGAGGTCGGGCGCCATTTTTCACTCTCTGAAAGTGCTCTTCCGACTCTGACGTCCCTCACTCAAGGAAACTTCCGTTTCACTAAAGGGTGCTTGATTGTGGCACACTTCCCCGCGCACGGGCAGACGGGCGACGGGCTGCTGACGACGGTTCGTGAAGTCGTGGCGGCGCTCTAATCTAGGAGGATACATGAAGTTCAGGTTTGCGACGCTCGCGTCGCTCGCGTTGGCGCTCAGCGCCGCGCTGTTCGTGACGGCGTGCGGCGATTCCAAAGCCATCGCAGTGGTGAACGGTGAGAAGATCACTAAGGGTGAGCTCGACGACAAGCTCGAGGGTCAGGTCGGCAAGAACACGCTTGCGCAACTCGTCCAACAGAAGTTGATCTTCCAATACGCCACACAGCATAACATCGTTGTTGCGGACAAAGACGTCGAGACAAAGCTCGACGAGATCCGTTCCCATTTCCCCGCCGGCCAGTTCGAGACCATGCTGAAACAGCAAGGCATGAGTTTGGACGACGCGCATAAAGTGATCCGCGAGCAACTGCTCGTGAAAGCGGCGGTGGATCAGCAGATCAACGTGACCGACGCGCAGATCAACGACTACATCAAGGCCAACAAGCTCACGCTCGGGCAAACCGCGCAGGTGCACGCGGCGCACATCCTCGTGACGACCAAGGCTCAGGCCGACGCCATCGAAGCGCAGCTCAAAAAGGGCGCCGACTTCGCGGCCCTGGCGGCGCAGTATTCGCAGGACAAGGGCAGCAAGACCAAGGGCGGCGATCTCGGGACGTTTGGTCCGGGTCAGATGGTGCCTGCGTTCCAAGCGGCGGCCTTCAAACTCAAACCCGGGCAGATAA of Candidatus Tumulicola sp. contains these proteins:
- a CDS encoding peptidylprolyl isomerase — translated: MKFRFATLASLALALSAALFVTACGDSKAIAVVNGEKITKGELDDKLEGQVGKNTLAQLVQQKLIFQYATQHNIVVADKDVETKLDEIRSHFPAGQFETMLKQQGMSLDDAHKVIREQLLVKAAVDQQINVTDAQINDYIKANKLTLGQTAQVHAAHILVTTKAQADAIEAQLKKGADFAALAAQYSQDKGSKTKGGDLGTFGPGQMVPAFQAAAFKLKPGQISDPVQTPFGWHVIKVIETKPLTKQNVIDQVKQQQESLQMTPFLQTLRTSAKIEIDDPRFSDLFPSPAPVVPAAPPVTAAPATTKPK